Below is a window of Anaerolineales bacterium DNA.
GCCGGGGTTGATGTGCCGTGGGCGTTAATGTAGTCGATTTCGTCCGTCGCCATCCCGGCCGACTCAAGCGCCCAACGCATGGTGCGCACGGCGCCGGTGGCGCGTGGATCGGGAGCGGCGATGTGGTAGGCGTCTCCGGTGTTGGCATGGCCTGCGACCTCGGCGTAGATCCTTGCCCCGCGGGCGCGGGCGTGATCCAGATTCTCCAGGATCAGCACTGCCGCTCCCTCCGACAACAGGAAGCCCTCCCGACGGGCGTCAAAGGGGCGCGAGGCGGCTTCGGGTTGGTCGTTGAAGCTCGTCGGGAGCGCCCGCATGGCGGCAAAGCCGATGAGCACAAAATCGGTGAGCACCGCGTCCACCCCGCCGGCGATGACCACATCGGCGATCCCCTGGAAGATCGATTCCGCCCCCTCGCCAACGGATTGCGTCCCCGTGGCGCAGGCCGTGGTCAC
It encodes the following:
- a CDS encoding beta-ketoacyl-[acyl-carrier-protein] synthase II, with the translated sequence VTTACATGTQSVGEGAESIFQGIADVVIAGGVDAVLTDFVLIGFAAMRALPTSFNDQPEAASRPFDARREGFLLSEGAAVLILENLDHARARGARIYAEVAGHANTGDAYHIAAPDPRATGAVRTMRWALESAGMATDEIDYINAHGTSTPANDAIETLAIKQLFGDRAYQIPVSSTKSMLGHSMGAAGAIEAAVCALTLRHQVIHPTVNYQTPDPECDLDYVPNEPRPARVRAALSNSFGLGGQNACLVLREVNA